In a genomic window of Melitaea cinxia chromosome 2, ilMelCinx1.1, whole genome shotgun sequence:
- the LOC123666000 gene encoding thioredoxin-like protein 1 translates to MGLATVIDNEAHFQSEMANAGTKLVVVDFTATWCPPCQRIAPFFEQLPAKFPRAVFLKVDVDRCAETASAQGISAMPTFIFYRNRTRIDRLQGADVASLENKVRQYYGTEDAGDDDNTVAGHMDLGTFIVKNECECLNEADDHPLAHCLTSGGGYLESDCDEQLIINISFNQVVKLHSLKIKAPSDKGPKFVKVFINQPRTLDFDQASANASIQDLELSPSDLEGNPIPLKFVKFQSVQNIQLFIKDNQSGGEVTQIDHLAFYGSPISTTNMGEFKRVAGKKGESH, encoded by the exons ATGGGTTTGGCTACTGTAATAGATAATGAGGCACATTTTCAATCTGAAATGGCTAATGCTGGCACAAAGCTAGTTGTTGTCGATTTCACAGCGACTTG GTGCCCACCATGTCAGAGGATTGCTCCGTTTTTTGAACAATTACCAGCTAAATTTCCTAGAGCAGTATTCTTAAAGGTAGATGTAGATAGATGTGCTGAAACAGCGAGTGCACAGGGTATCAGTGCGATGcctacatttatattttacagaaaCCGA ACAAGAATTGATAGACTACAAGGTGCGGACGTTGCAAGCTTAGAAAATAAAGTGAGACAGTACTATGGCACCGAAGATGCTGGGGATGATGACAATACTGTTGCTGGACac ATGGACTTAGGAACATTTATTGTTAAGAATGAATGTGAATGCTTGAACGAAGCTGATGATCATCCCTTAGCTCACTGCCTAACCAGTGGTGGTGGATATCTGGAGAGTGACTGTGATGAACAGCTCATCATTAATATCTCATTCAATCAG GTGGTGAAACTACATTCTCTCAAAATTAAAGCTCCCAGTGACAAAGGACCCAAGTTTGTTAAAGTGTTCATAAATCAACCAAGAACACTGGATTTTGATCAGGCTAGTGCCAATGCGTCAATACAAGATTTAGA GTTGTCTCCGAGTGACTTAGAGGGAAATCCAATTCCTCTTAAATTTGTAAAGTTCCAGAGTGTTCAAAACATTCAGTTATTCATAAAGGACAATCAGTCAGGTGGAGAAGTAACTCAGATTGATCATCTTGCTTTCTACGGCTCGCCCATTTCTACAACTAATATGGGTGAATTCAAACGTGTTGCGGGTAAAAAGGGGGAAAGTCACTAG